A DNA window from Mucilaginibacter xinganensis contains the following coding sequences:
- a CDS encoding transglycosylase domain-containing protein, which yields MIIKLAQQDIRRYNWYIWKTVIAFLALFVLMLVVTYFGLFGQLPSFRAIENPKSAQASEVLAADKTVLGTYYVQNRSSVNYSQLSPNVVNALVATEDVRFYEHSGIDFQRLPGIVFFTLIGKKQGASTITQQLAKNLFSGQISHNPFVRFTQKLKEWIIAIQLERRYTKQEIVTMYLNTVDFGAYNTFGIKSAARTYFNVTPDKLTPDQAAMLVGMLKGTAVYSPIRHPDRALNRRNLILGLMEGQGFLSSGQLAELKEKPLGLNFTQITHNDGPAPYFRAVLKQEIQKIFKDQNITKSDGTPYDLDREGLKIYTTIDATMQQYAEQAQRDYMPTLQKEFNAQWKGVNRAKSIKNYKLILDQGMFRSDRYKELQLQGKSEEEIRQNFDTPDSLELFTWKGNIDTVMKPIDSIVYSKMMLRNSLMSMDPTTGYVKAWVGGTNFEHFKYDQVKYGTRQVGSTAKPFTYSVAIENGFSPCQEVDNVPVTITGYGSAPWTPKQSASDWLQGSITLKKALGWSQNYVAAYVMNEVKPIPVMELIKKMGITSDVPPYPSICLGTFNASVFDMTGAYSVFANHGTWTEPTYILRIEDRNGNVIYTHTPKVVQAMDAQTAYVMTYMLKGVIEDGTGSRLIRTYGFHNPVGGKTGTTQDNSDGWFMGITPQLVTGVWTGCEDRDIHFRSTRLGEGANSALPIFAGFMKRVYDNPALGIKRNVDFDAPKGGVSIVMDCNAYKQQQQGTAEVDKKLGF from the coding sequence ATGATCATTAAACTGGCACAACAGGATATACGAAGGTATAACTGGTATATATGGAAAACCGTTATCGCTTTTTTAGCACTTTTTGTTTTGATGCTGGTAGTAACTTATTTTGGTTTATTTGGCCAGCTGCCTTCATTCCGCGCTATTGAAAATCCCAAGAGCGCCCAGGCGTCGGAAGTGCTTGCCGCTGATAAAACAGTTTTAGGCACCTACTATGTACAAAACCGGTCAAGTGTAAATTACTCACAGCTGTCGCCAAACGTGGTAAATGCTTTGGTAGCCACCGAGGACGTTCGTTTTTACGAGCACTCCGGCATTGATTTTCAGCGTTTGCCGGGCATTGTATTCTTTACGCTGATAGGCAAAAAACAGGGAGCCAGCACCATTACCCAGCAATTGGCAAAAAACCTTTTTTCGGGCCAGATCTCGCATAACCCCTTTGTTCGTTTTACTCAAAAATTGAAAGAATGGATAATTGCCATACAGCTGGAGCGCAGGTACACTAAACAGGAAATAGTTACCATGTACCTAAATACGGTTGATTTTGGTGCTTACAATACATTCGGGATAAAATCCGCCGCACGTACTTATTTTAATGTTACGCCTGATAAACTTACACCTGATCAGGCTGCAATGCTGGTGGGAATGCTCAAGGGAACGGCCGTTTATTCACCTATCCGACATCCGGACAGGGCCTTAAATCGCCGGAACCTTATTTTGGGACTAATGGAAGGCCAGGGATTTTTAAGCAGCGGGCAATTAGCCGAACTGAAAGAAAAACCTTTAGGCCTTAACTTTACCCAAATTACCCATAATGACGGGCCTGCTCCTTATTTCAGGGCGGTATTAAAACAGGAGATCCAAAAAATATTTAAAGATCAAAATATTACCAAATCTGATGGCACCCCTTACGATCTTGACCGCGAAGGGTTAAAAATATATACGACCATTGATGCGACCATGCAACAATACGCCGAGCAGGCACAGCGTGATTACATGCCCACCCTGCAAAAAGAGTTTAATGCACAGTGGAAAGGTGTTAACAGGGCAAAGAGCATTAAAAATTACAAATTAATACTTGACCAGGGGATGTTCAGGTCTGACCGGTACAAGGAGTTACAGCTGCAGGGGAAATCTGAAGAAGAGATCAGGCAAAATTTTGATACACCTGACAGTTTAGAGCTTTTTACATGGAAGGGCAATATTGATACGGTAATGAAACCCATTGATTCTATTGTGTACAGTAAAATGATGCTCCGCAACTCCTTAATGAGCATGGACCCTACCACAGGCTATGTAAAAGCATGGGTAGGCGGCACCAACTTTGAGCATTTTAAATATGACCAGGTAAAATACGGAACCAGGCAGGTTGGTTCAACTGCCAAGCCATTTACTTATTCGGTGGCTATTGAAAACGGATTTTCGCCTTGTCAGGAGGTAGATAACGTACCTGTTACTATAACCGGATATGGCTCTGCTCCATGGACACCTAAGCAATCGGCATCAGATTGGCTACAAGGTTCTATAACACTTAAAAAGGCGCTGGGCTGGTCGCAGAACTATGTTGCAGCGTATGTAATGAATGAGGTTAAGCCCATCCCGGTAATGGAACTGATAAAAAAAATGGGGATAACCAGCGACGTACCGCCATATCCGTCAATCTGCCTTGGAACTTTCAATGCATCAGTTTTTGATATGACGGGAGCTTACTCGGTATTCGCCAACCACGGCACATGGACGGAACCTACTTATATATTACGTATTGAAGATAGAAACGGTAACGTGATATATACCCATACCCCGAAGGTTGTACAGGCTATGGACGCCCAAACCGCGTATGTAATGACTTATATGTTAAAAGGTGTAATTGAGGATGGTACAGGTTCAAGATTAATCCGCACGTACGGCTTTCATAATCCTGTTGGGGGCAAAACAGGCACCACACAGGATAACTCCGACGGCTGGTTCATGGGCATTACCCCTCAATTGGTTACCGGTGTATGGACAGGTTGTGAAGACCGCGATATCCATTTCCGCTCCACAAGGTTGGGCGAAGGCGCTAATTCGGCCCTGCCAATTTTTGCCGGCTTTATGAAACGCGTTTACGATAACCCTGCCCTGGGCATAAAAAGAAATGTTGACTTTGATGCACCAAAAGGCGGAGTGAGTATTGTAATGGATTGTAATGCCTACAAACAGCAGCAACAAGGAACCGCTGAGGTAGATAAGAAATTAGGATTCTGA
- a CDS encoding F0F1 ATP synthase subunit B — MELVTPEIGLVFWTTISFLILLFLLRKFAWKPILGAVAERENTITKALLQAEAAKEEMARLTSENENLLKQARAERDAILSDANKVKNQIINTAKEAAQKEGARQIEIARIEINNQKSIAMADIKNQVASLSLEIAEKVLRKQFEDQKKQDELVKDLLRDVKLS, encoded by the coding sequence ATGGAGTTAGTTACACCTGAGATAGGTTTAGTTTTCTGGACAACAATATCATTCCTTATATTATTGTTCTTATTGCGCAAGTTTGCCTGGAAGCCAATTTTGGGCGCTGTGGCTGAACGCGAAAACACTATAACCAAAGCACTTTTGCAGGCTGAAGCAGCAAAGGAAGAAATGGCCCGCTTAACAAGCGAAAATGAAAACCTGCTGAAGCAGGCACGTGCCGAGCGCGATGCTATTTTGTCAGACGCAAACAAGGTAAAGAACCAGATCATCAATACTGCTAAAGAAGCGGCACAGAAAGAAGGCGCACGCCAGATAGAAATTGCCCGCATCGAGATCAACAACCAGAAGTCAATTGCTATGGCTGATATTAAAAATCAGGTAGCATCACTTTCACTGGAGATTGCTGAAAAAGTATTGCGCAAGCAATTTGAAGATCAGAAAAAACAAGACGAATTGGTTAAGGATCTTTTAAGGGACGTAAAGCTTAGTTAA
- the porW gene encoding type IX secretion system periplasmic lipoprotein PorW/SprE — MAIIIAGCSLEKKSGFNRTMQNLTAHYNILFNAKEILRQKQVGYAASFVDNYNELLSVYPDTIAQSGTPDKDLEEAIVKANKIINIKEQSNYQGDAYLVLGKANYLEGNYFNATEFLNYVIKSYPKRPDLVQDALTWKARALMHLNELPQAKIAIDSAIQNIDPKKNKQLIADIYATKLQYDISVQEYTDGEEMAKDAISHCSDKMQRLRLNYILGQLQELNQKPADAINSYSKIASSNVSFEMAFNASLNRIRIEDARDGIKTDRTQRLMALLKEPNNKEFKDQIYFQAAELQMRDKNIDGAIKNYKLSVRNSLSNQNQKGLSYLRLANIYFKNKADYLTSKKYYDSTLTTLPLNYPGYQAIKKTNANLQLLADGYQTIAREDTLQALAKMDEKARNAVIDKMVSDKILEQEAETKAATAAASVNESNNILDNGADLLDNNSAGSNAGAKTGRVGAKSLSSSGNSGGSSFYFYNTSAISQGYSDFKRKWGNRKLEDDWRRSSRSNSDITANAVNIANTDPDALITGQPGANPKTPTAGGYRAELIKGLPLTPELLSASNIKVYHAYIDIANFYRDILGDKKEAASIYETILSRFPNDANKASIYYNLYRLYADIDKAKSDNYKNILLRDYASTPFAKIISDPDYAKKLEDENAEFTQAYNKVFDLYAQKKYSEVIAGVPQLIKQYPGNKLSAQLYYLKTIAEGHNEKVAPFTDSLQLIAKNFPDDKLVTPLVNQQLAYITANLADLQARPAILIDDNPQEIPFTLDRALRKETAYRPQVDPNTINQPQVRIDRPQQIAIEKPRQTPQITPAILPPVKQPQVIIKQVPQLPAPVQPPASQPEVIAKQPEQAKQPEVIAQQPAPVTPVTTPPVKQDTLPPPVKRDTIAQTVQQNVVIKATADGSEIKPDVVLSVFTMHDSTNYYFAVNVKSGTTNLASSRFGFGQFIRANYPGKGIKHQLLPVGADNQVIYVGRFPSLADVKKYAREVVPLLPDIMKVPKDKYSFFIISQENLNKLADAKLLDSYLDYYQKNF; from the coding sequence GTGGCAATCATTATAGCAGGATGTTCCCTTGAAAAAAAAAGCGGTTTTAACCGCACCATGCAAAACCTAACCGCTCACTACAATATTCTTTTTAACGCTAAAGAGATATTAAGGCAAAAGCAGGTTGGTTATGCTGCTTCATTTGTTGACAATTATAACGAGTTGTTAAGTGTATATCCGGATACCATTGCCCAGTCAGGAACCCCTGATAAAGATTTGGAAGAAGCCATTGTTAAAGCAAACAAAATAATAAACATAAAAGAGCAGAGCAATTACCAGGGCGATGCGTACCTGGTTTTGGGAAAAGCAAATTACCTGGAGGGGAATTATTTTAATGCTACGGAGTTTCTTAACTACGTGATCAAATCGTACCCAAAGCGGCCAGATCTTGTACAGGATGCGCTTACCTGGAAAGCCCGGGCACTGATGCACCTGAACGAACTACCGCAGGCTAAAATTGCAATTGACAGTGCCATTCAAAATATCGACCCTAAAAAAAATAAACAGCTTATTGCCGATATATATGCAACCAAGCTACAATATGACATCAGTGTGCAGGAATATACTGATGGCGAGGAAATGGCCAAAGATGCGATAAGCCATTGCAGCGATAAAATGCAGCGCCTGCGCCTTAATTATATTTTAGGCCAGTTGCAGGAACTTAACCAAAAGCCCGCCGACGCGATTAACAGCTACAGTAAAATTGCAAGCAGCAATGTTTCGTTTGAGATGGCCTTTAATGCCAGTTTGAACAGGATAAGGATTGAGGATGCCCGCGACGGAATTAAAACCGACCGGACGCAACGCCTGATGGCGCTTTTAAAAGAGCCAAATAACAAAGAATTTAAGGACCAGATCTATTTCCAGGCGGCTGAACTTCAGATGCGGGACAAAAACATTGACGGAGCTATAAAAAACTACAAGTTATCGGTTAGAAACAGTTTATCGAACCAAAACCAAAAAGGACTCTCCTATCTGCGGCTGGCCAATATCTACTTTAAAAACAAAGCTGACTACCTGACCTCGAAAAAATATTATGACAGCACACTAACCACGCTGCCCTTAAACTATCCCGGTTATCAAGCCATAAAAAAGACAAATGCTAACTTGCAATTGCTTGCAGATGGCTACCAAACCATTGCCCGCGAGGATACTTTGCAGGCCCTTGCCAAAATGGATGAGAAAGCCAGGAATGCCGTGATTGATAAAATGGTTAGCGACAAGATTCTGGAACAAGAGGCAGAAACTAAAGCCGCAACTGCAGCAGCTTCAGTTAACGAAAGCAATAACATATTGGATAATGGTGCCGACCTGCTTGATAACAACAGTGCGGGAAGCAATGCAGGCGCAAAAACGGGCAGGGTTGGCGCTAAATCTCTTTCATCATCGGGCAATTCTGGCGGCAGTTCATTTTATTTTTATAATACCAGCGCCATTAGCCAGGGCTACAGCGACTTTAAACGTAAATGGGGCAACCGGAAGCTGGAAGATGACTGGCGCCGCAGCAGCCGGTCAAACAGCGACATCACTGCCAATGCTGTAAATATCGCCAATACTGACCCTGACGCCCTAATTACCGGGCAGCCTGGTGCTAATCCTAAAACGCCAACAGCCGGTGGCTATCGTGCGGAACTAATAAAAGGATTACCCCTAACTCCTGAGTTGCTTTCAGCATCGAACATTAAGGTGTATCACGCTTACATAGATATTGCAAACTTTTACCGCGATATTTTGGGTGATAAAAAAGAGGCGGCCTCGATATATGAAACTATTCTGAGCCGTTTCCCTAATGACGCTAATAAGGCTTCCATTTATTATAACCTGTACAGGCTGTATGCCGACATCGACAAGGCGAAGTCTGATAATTATAAAAATATCCTCCTGAGAGACTATGCCAGTACGCCATTTGCTAAAATAATTTCAGATCCGGATTATGCCAAAAAGCTGGAGGATGAAAATGCAGAGTTTACACAAGCTTATAACAAGGTATTTGATCTTTACGCACAAAAAAAATACAGTGAGGTAATTGCAGGCGTACCACAGCTAATTAAGCAATACCCGGGTAATAAACTGTCGGCGCAGCTGTACTATCTTAAAACAATTGCAGAAGGGCATAATGAAAAGGTCGCTCCTTTTACTGATAGCCTGCAGCTGATAGCAAAGAACTTTCCTGATGATAAGCTGGTTACCCCATTGGTTAACCAGCAACTGGCGTACATAACCGCTAACCTTGCTGATTTGCAGGCCAGGCCGGCCATCCTGATAGATGACAACCCGCAGGAAATTCCTTTTACCCTTGACCGGGCTTTAAGGAAAGAAACGGCGTACCGTCCACAGGTAGATCCAAACACGATCAATCAGCCACAGGTTAGGATTGACAGGCCACAGCAAATAGCCATAGAAAAACCGAGGCAAACGCCTCAAATTACACCTGCCATATTACCGCCGGTTAAACAACCACAGGTAATTATAAAACAGGTCCCGCAACTGCCTGCCCCGGTGCAGCCTCCTGCCAGTCAGCCTGAAGTTATTGCGAAGCAGCCTGAACAGGCCAAACAGCCCGAAGTAATTGCGCAACAGCCCGCACCTGTTACACCTGTAACTACACCTCCGGTAAAGCAGGATACTTTACCGCCGCCAGTTAAACGCGATACTATTGCACAAACTGTACAACAAAATGTAGTTATAAAGGCAACTGCTGATGGCAGCGAGATAAAACCGGATGTTGTACTTTCTGTTTTCACTATGCATGATAGCACCAATTACTATTTTGCAGTAAATGTTAAAAGCGGAACAACTAATTTGGCATCGTCACGTTTTGGTTTTGGGCAATTTATAAGGGCTAACTATCCAGGCAAAGGGATTAAACACCAGCTGTTACCGGTGGGAGCTGATAACCAGGTAATATATGTTGGCAGATTTCCGTCATTGGCCGACGTAAAAAAATATGCCCGCGAGGTTGTGCCATTGCTGCCCGATATTATGAAGGTACCAAAGGATAAATACAGCTTTTTTATCATTTCGCAGGAAAATCTGAATAAATTAGCCGACGCAAAACTATTGGATAGTTATTTGGATTATTATCAAAAAAACTTCTAA
- the atpB gene encoding F0F1 ATP synthase subunit A produces MEKRSILNSKIFKQIRIYAVFIAFWAIPALVFGQEKAEPDNGKAFDPKEAIFEHIGDSHSWHTFGKATIQLPVIVYTDKGLEVFMSGKFFNEKHEEVPYTGKNYTYLLEKDKVKVADAAGKVDESKKVYDFSITRNVASMWFGMILLLIIFFTVAGSYKKRSGKAPKGLQSFMEPLILFIRDDVAIPNIGIKYVRYMSLLLTVFFFILINNLLGLVPFFPGAYNLTGNIAVTLTLSFIILLVINFSGNKYYWKHIFAPDIPLWLYIIMVPVELIGIISKPFALMIRLFANITAGHIIVLSLISLIFIFKTLAVSPASVVFVVFMDCIELLVAFLQAYIFTMLSALFIGMAVQEHH; encoded by the coding sequence ATGGAAAAAAGGTCGATTTTGAACTCAAAAATTTTCAAGCAAATACGCATTTACGCGGTTTTTATAGCCTTCTGGGCAATTCCCGCCCTTGTTTTTGGGCAGGAAAAGGCCGAACCCGATAACGGAAAAGCATTTGATCCGAAGGAGGCAATTTTTGAGCACATTGGTGATTCTCATTCATGGCATACCTTTGGTAAAGCAACTATTCAGCTGCCGGTAATAGTTTATACTGATAAAGGGCTTGAGGTTTTTATGTCAGGTAAATTTTTTAACGAAAAGCACGAGGAAGTGCCTTATACAGGTAAAAATTATACCTACCTGCTTGAAAAAGACAAGGTAAAGGTTGCGGACGCTGCCGGTAAGGTTGACGAATCGAAAAAAGTATATGATTTTTCAATAACCCGTAACGTAGCAAGTATGTGGTTTGGAATGATATTATTACTTATTATTTTCTTTACGGTAGCAGGTTCATATAAAAAGCGGTCGGGCAAAGCGCCAAAAGGATTGCAATCTTTTATGGAGCCGCTGATATTGTTTATCCGCGACGATGTTGCTATCCCGAATATTGGTATTAAGTATGTACGCTACATGTCGTTACTGCTTACCGTTTTCTTTTTTATATTAATTAACAACCTGCTTGGTTTGGTGCCATTCTTCCCCGGCGCCTATAACCTTACCGGTAATATAGCAGTAACGCTAACGCTTTCATTTATCATCTTACTGGTTATTAATTTTAGCGGTAACAAATATTACTGGAAACACATTTTTGCACCCGATATTCCGCTTTGGTTATATATCATCATGGTGCCGGTTGAGTTGATTGGCATTATATCAAAGCCTTTCGCATTAATGATCCGTTTGTTTGCAAACATTACAGCGGGGCACATTATTGTACTCAGCCTAATATCATTGATATTTATTTTCAAAACGCTTGCAGTATCGCCGGCTTCAGTAGTATTCGTAGTGTTTATGGATTGTATTGAGTTGTTGGTGGCATTTTTACAGGCATACATTTTTACCATGCTTTCGGCGCTGTTTATAGGTATGGCGGTGCAGGAGCATCATTAA
- the atpH gene encoding ATP synthase F1 subunit delta produces MSELTVAARYAKSIIDLAREQNLVEPVKGDMELFLRTLKANPELRAVLANPIVSHSKKVKILEEIFASKVNKVTLAFFKLMVNKGRGEVLYTTAGEYVNLYDIKNNIIHASVVSATALSEANKQTMIADIIAATGGTVKLETKVDANLIGGFVLTVGDRQIDTSIASDLHKLKKEFATRAVSN; encoded by the coding sequence ATGTCAGAATTAACAGTAGCAGCCAGGTACGCAAAATCAATCATTGATCTTGCCCGGGAACAAAATTTGGTTGAGCCGGTAAAGGGCGATATGGAACTTTTCCTGCGCACCCTGAAAGCAAATCCTGAATTAAGAGCGGTTTTGGCTAACCCAATCGTATCACATTCAAAAAAAGTAAAAATACTCGAAGAGATTTTTGCTTCGAAAGTGAACAAGGTAACGCTTGCGTTTTTTAAGCTGATGGTTAATAAAGGCCGCGGCGAGGTTTTATATACCACAGCGGGAGAATATGTGAACCTTTATGATATCAAAAACAATATCATTCACGCTTCAGTGGTATCGGCAACAGCATTGTCTGAAGCCAATAAACAAACCATGATAGCCGATATAATAGCGGCAACAGGTGGAACTGTAAAACTGGAAACAAAGGTTGACGCTAACCTGATAGGGGGATTTGTATTAACCGTTGGCGACAGGCAGATTGATACCAGTATAGCAAGCGATCTGCATAAATTAAAGAAAGAATTTGCCACAAGGGCAGTAAGTAATTAA
- a CDS encoding AtpZ/AtpI family protein, with protein sequence MAKDEQNGNKGMSNYAKFTGIAFQMIAIIGVFTYAGYRLDESAQHTTKWLTAALSLLGVLLSIYIVIKSLKD encoded by the coding sequence ATGGCTAAAGATGAACAAAATGGTAACAAGGGGATGAGCAATTATGCTAAGTTTACCGGCATTGCCTTCCAGATGATTGCCATAATCGGCGTGTTTACCTATGCAGGTTATAGGCTTGACGAGTCTGCACAACATACCACCAAATGGCTTACCGCAGCATTATCCCTGCTTGGCGTATTATTATCCATATATATTGTTATTAAATCATTAAAAGATTGA
- the atpG gene encoding ATP synthase F1 subunit gamma, whose translation MANLKEVRNRIKSVSSTQQITKAMKMVSAAKLKRATNAIVQLRPYANKLKELLANLSASIEDGSSPFLQQREPNKVLIVVVSSNRGLAGAFNANVIKTANNLIAEKYSEQLRAGNVSIVSIGKKSQEFYQRRKYNVIGNNNDLYLDLNFENTSVITQSIMDGFLKGEYDRVELVYNQFKNAAMQILTVEQLLPVPKPEPKKEEAKKDLSQEQVDYIFEPSQEAIVEELIPKNIKIQVYKAVLDSNASEHGARMTAMDKATENAGDLLKALKLAYNQARQAAITTELTEIVSGAAALSAE comes from the coding sequence ATGGCTAATTTAAAAGAAGTAAGAAACAGGATTAAGTCTGTAAGTTCAACACAGCAGATCACCAAAGCCATGAAAATGGTTTCGGCGGCTAAGTTGAAACGGGCTACCAACGCTATTGTACAGTTACGCCCTTATGCCAATAAGCTTAAAGAGCTGCTGGCAAACTTGTCTGCGAGTATAGAAGATGGTTCATCGCCATTTTTACAGCAGCGCGAGCCAAATAAGGTATTGATAGTTGTGGTTTCATCAAACCGTGGTTTGGCTGGTGCTTTTAACGCCAACGTTATAAAAACAGCTAATAACCTGATAGCCGAAAAATACAGTGAGCAGTTAAGAGCCGGCAATGTATCAATCGTATCTATCGGTAAAAAAAGCCAGGAGTTTTATCAAAGGCGCAAATACAACGTTATAGGTAACAATAACGATTTGTACCTTGATCTGAACTTTGAAAATACATCTGTAATTACCCAAAGTATTATGGACGGATTTTTAAAAGGTGAGTACGACCGGGTTGAGTTGGTTTACAACCAATTTAAAAATGCTGCCATGCAGATATTAACTGTTGAGCAGTTGCTGCCGGTTCCCAAGCCTGAGCCTAAAAAAGAAGAAGCCAAAAAGGATTTGAGCCAGGAACAGGTTGATTACATATTTGAACCTTCGCAGGAAGCTATTGTTGAAGAGCTGATTCCTAAAAATATCAAAATACAGGTATATAAAGCGGTGCTTGACTCAAACGCCTCTGAACACGGCGCACGTATGACCGCAATGGACAAAGCAACCGAAAATGCCGGTGATTTGTTGAAGGCACTTAAACTGGCCTATAACCAGGCTCGCCAGGCTGCCATCACTACCGAGTTAACGGAAATTGTGAGTGGCGCGGCAGCGTTATCAGCTGAATAA
- the atpA gene encoding F0F1 ATP synthase subunit alpha encodes MVEVRPDEVSAILRQQLAGFKSESELEEVGTVLQVGDGIARVYGLTKVQSGELVEFGTGLQGIVLNLEEDNVGVVLLGKSDDIKEGDTVKRTNRIASINVGEGMLGRVVDTLGTPIDGKGPILGETYEMPLERKAPGVIYRQPVTEPLQTGIKAIDAMIPIGRGQRELVIGDRQTGKTAVCIDTIINQKEFYDAGKPVICIYVACGQKASTVANIVRTLEEKGAMPYSIVVAANASDSATMQFFAPFAGAAIGEYFRDTGRPALIIYDDLSKQAVAYREVSLLLRRPPGREAYPGDVFYLHSRLLERAAKINSNDSIAQAMNDLPESIRGIVKGGGSLTALPIIETQAGDVSAYIPTNVISITDGQIFLESNLFNAGVRPAINVGISVSRVGGNAQIKSMKKVAGTLKLDQAQYRELEAFSKFGSDLDASTKTVLDKGARNVEILKQGQYSPVTVEKQVAVIYLGTKNLMRNVPVNKIREFEAEFTSQLEVRHPETLAALKAGKFDDTITGVLETVAKELSGKY; translated from the coding sequence ATGGTAGAGGTAAGACCGGACGAAGTATCAGCAATTTTGCGTCAGCAATTGGCAGGCTTCAAGTCAGAATCTGAGTTAGAAGAAGTGGGTACCGTACTCCAGGTGGGTGATGGTATTGCACGCGTTTATGGATTAACAAAAGTACAATCGGGTGAGCTGGTTGAGTTTGGTACTGGTTTACAGGGTATCGTACTTAATCTTGAAGAAGACAACGTGGGTGTGGTATTGTTAGGTAAATCTGACGATATCAAAGAAGGGGATACCGTTAAACGTACTAACAGGATCGCCTCTATCAATGTAGGCGAAGGCATGCTTGGCCGTGTTGTTGATACATTGGGTACACCTATTGATGGTAAAGGACCTATTTTAGGCGAAACCTATGAAATGCCTTTGGAGCGTAAAGCGCCTGGTGTTATTTATCGCCAGCCGGTTACTGAGCCTTTGCAAACAGGTATTAAAGCTATTGACGCAATGATCCCTATCGGCCGCGGACAACGTGAGCTGGTAATCGGTGACCGCCAGACAGGTAAAACTGCTGTTTGTATCGATACCATCATCAACCAAAAAGAATTTTACGATGCCGGCAAACCGGTAATATGTATTTATGTTGCCTGCGGCCAAAAGGCTTCAACGGTTGCAAACATTGTACGCACCCTGGAAGAAAAAGGCGCTATGCCTTATTCAATAGTTGTTGCAGCTAACGCATCAGACTCTGCTACCATGCAGTTCTTTGCTCCGTTTGCAGGTGCCGCTATTGGTGAATACTTCCGCGATACAGGTCGCCCGGCTTTGATCATTTATGATGATTTGTCGAAGCAAGCAGTTGCTTACCGTGAAGTATCGTTATTATTGCGTCGCCCACCGGGCCGTGAGGCTTATCCAGGTGACGTATTTTACCTGCACAGTCGTTTATTAGAGCGTGCCGCTAAGATCAACTCAAATGATTCAATTGCCCAGGCGATGAATGATTTGCCTGAATCTATCCGCGGTATCGTAAAAGGTGGTGGTTCATTAACCGCATTGCCTATCATCGAAACACAGGCTGGTGACGTATCAGCGTACATTCCAACCAACGTAATCTCAATTACTGATGGTCAGATCTTCCTTGAATCTAACTTATTCAACGCAGGTGTTCGCCCGGCTATTAACGTAGGTATCTCGGTATCACGTGTAGGTGGTAACGCGCAGATCAAATCAATGAAGAAGGTTGCCGGTACTTTGAAACTTGACCAGGCACAATACCGCGAACTTGAGGCTTTCTCAAAATTCGGTTCAGACCTTGATGCTTCAACTAAAACAGTACTTGATAAAGGTGCACGTAACGTTGAGATCCTTAAACAAGGCCAGTATTCTCCGGTTACTGTTGAAAAACAGGTTGCTGTAATTTACCTGGGTACTAAAAACCTGATGCGTAACGTACCGGTTAACAAGATCCGTGAGTTTGAGGCTGAATTTACAAGCCAATTGGAAGTGCGTCATCCTGAAACATTGGCTGCGTTAAAAGCAGGTAAGTTTGATGATACCATTACAGGAGTGCTTGAAACAGTTGCTAAGGAACTGAGCGGAAAATATTAA
- the atpE gene encoding ATP synthase F0 subunit C has protein sequence MIGTIAQAVVAAGVVGKIGTLGAGLAVIGAGIGIGQIGGKAVEGIARQPEAASKIQTNMIIAAALVEGVALFAVVVAMIG, from the coding sequence ATGATCGGAACCATTGCTCAAGCTGTAGTTGCAGCAGGAGTAGTAGGTAAAATTGGAACGCTTGGTGCAGGTTTAGCTGTTATCGGTGCAGGTATCGGTATTGGCCAAATCGGTGGTAAAGCTGTTGAGGGTATTGCCCGCCAGCCAGAAGCTGCTTCCAAAATTCAAACAAACATGATCATCGCTGCGGCACTTGTAGAAGGTGTTGCTCTTTTTGCGGTGGTTGTTGCCATGATTGGCTAA